A single genomic interval of Anaerobacillus sp. CMMVII harbors:
- the nrfD gene encoding NrfD/PsrC family molybdoenzyme membrane anchor subunit: MGAVFGFLNARPYWNGPYLSIYFILSALLSGAALLSIMYFIVSKVKKDETLYFRGDHIVASLGKLLLFFIGITLFFTTWKILTGLYGAVPGKYEAVMITLTGPFAISFWVFQIGLGMIVPILLLSLSNGFKPSRVFTAAILVVIGIFFMRLDLLFVGQMIPLEMVKGMQVEMYRTFSITWSEWAIIFGAIGGTILLYLVGEKLWNLQTIVHEDEEKELSVQTLRVTKA, encoded by the coding sequence TTGGGCGCTGTTTTCGGATTTTTAAATGCTAGACCATATTGGAATGGGCCGTATTTATCAATCTACTTTATCTTATCAGCATTATTATCAGGTGCTGCTTTACTTTCAATCATGTACTTTATCGTATCAAAAGTGAAAAAAGATGAAACACTTTACTTCCGTGGCGATCATATTGTAGCTAGTTTAGGGAAGCTTCTCTTATTCTTTATTGGAATTACATTATTCTTTACAACATGGAAGATCCTTACAGGCCTATATGGTGCCGTCCCTGGTAAGTATGAAGCAGTTATGATTACTTTAACAGGACCATTTGCAATATCGTTTTGGGTATTTCAGATCGGATTAGGGATGATTGTACCAATCTTACTTTTATCTTTATCAAATGGATTTAAGCCATCTCGTGTTTTTACTGCGGCTATTTTAGTTGTAATTGGAATTTTCTTTATGCGTTTAGACCTTCTCTTTGTAGGTCAGATGATCCCACTTGAAATGGTTAAAGGTATGCAAGTGGAAATGTACCGAACATTTTCAATTACATGGTCAGAATGGGCAATCATATTTGGAGCGATCGGTGGCACAATCCTACTCTACTTAGTTGGAGAAAAGTTGTGGAACCTGCAAACCATCGTTCATGAGGATGAGGAAAAAGAACTGTCAGTACAAACACTGAGAGTTACAAAGGCATAA
- the srrB gene encoding respiratory selenite reductase subunit SrrB: protein MARYGLLIDATKCTGCSACSIACSQHNQLELEVNYNRLEFVEKGTYPNVKMEIVPLQCMHCDNPPCALVCPTQATYKREDGIVLVDANKCIGCKYCMTACPYDARQLNHSRVPEKCRWCPEILSKGEQPPCSSTCMNEVRLLGDLEDPNSELSKKLATTSTYQLIPEKGTKPRIYYVKK, encoded by the coding sequence ATGGCTAGATACGGTTTGTTAATAGATGCAACAAAATGTACTGGATGTAGTGCCTGTAGCATTGCTTGTAGTCAGCATAATCAATTAGAACTTGAGGTTAATTACAACCGTTTGGAATTTGTTGAAAAAGGAACCTATCCAAATGTGAAAATGGAGATTGTTCCACTGCAGTGTATGCACTGTGACAATCCTCCATGTGCTCTTGTATGTCCAACTCAGGCTACCTACAAACGTGAAGATGGAATTGTTTTAGTTGATGCCAATAAATGTATCGGTTGTAAGTACTGTATGACTGCTTGTCCTTATGATGCTAGACAATTAAACCATAGCCGTGTGCCGGAAAAATGTCGTTGGTGCCCTGAGATTTTATCAAAAGGGGAACAGCCTCCTTGCTCTAGTACTTGTATGAATGAGGTTCGATTACTTGGGGATTTAGAAGATCCAAATAGTGAACTAAGTAAAAAATTAGCAACAACTAGTACTTATCAACTAATTCCTGAAAAAGGAACGAAACCACGAATTTATTATGTGAAAAAGTAA
- the srrA gene encoding respiratory selenite reductase catalytic subunit SrrA — protein MLKMQRRTFLKASAATAVMSAVPLYFGFNDYKQVASEAPVKKIPTTCNGCASMCGLFAHIKNDRLWKIEGHPIHIKSRGRLCARGHGMAADLYGKGRVTGPMKRTGEETFEPISWDQAFKEIGEKLQGIINTHGGNSVMWLEHGVRGKFYADQFLDVIGSSNYVTHYSTCFSSKTNAWHHMAGGSLNGDHENSKYMIFEGRNFAGAIIPHGMNQITKAKENGAKIVVIDPRYSEIAKIADEWIPIRPGTDLAFRLGLAHVLITEKLYDKAFVDKYVEGFDEFWRVNKKYTPEWAAEISGIPVEKIREIARDLAKHAPQAFIEPGWHGLHCHYINSTQTAQMGVIVNALLGNFYKRGGLMPNANAPLGSLQIPDQFHPEKGPRIDGAGVEGEFLTVEPGRGIAHRVPDAIEAGKLKALFVYHFNPVRNAPDPEYQKKMKDAELVISINVDWNETSVYAADYILPEDYYLERTEAPTNVNGHISHDHPQVSIRQKVVNRLFDTKPLLDIMRGISNEMGYYLYDYTVEDQIAAAVEPLGITPERLKQAGTIEFPATVKPVFPENKGKPALGTYTGKIEFSIDLFRLDGKMGVPTWIPPMVMPNPDNKEEFRLIHGKCPWHSHHVTSNNPELMAITEKYDGTSMWINTKRANELGIINGDTVFVESDIAKKKVKVRVTEFIHPEAVWIPSAYGGFSKKLETAYNVGVNYNDFIPSMVEPYSGTTMSQEVVVTVRKESN, from the coding sequence TGTTTGCCCATATAAAAAATGACCGCTTATGGAAAATTGAAGGTCACCCCATCCATATAAAATCTAGAGGGCGTTTATGTGCAAGAGGACATGGAATGGCTGCAGATTTGTACGGTAAAGGACGAGTAACTGGGCCGATGAAACGAACTGGTGAAGAAACATTTGAACCTATTTCGTGGGACCAAGCGTTTAAAGAAATTGGTGAGAAGCTTCAAGGAATTATAAATACACATGGTGGGAACTCCGTAATGTGGCTAGAGCATGGGGTTCGTGGTAAGTTTTATGCTGACCAATTTTTAGATGTAATTGGTTCATCCAATTACGTTACTCATTATTCTACTTGTTTTTCTTCAAAAACAAATGCATGGCATCACATGGCCGGTGGCTCACTAAATGGGGATCATGAGAATTCAAAGTATATGATTTTTGAAGGCCGTAACTTTGCTGGGGCGATTATTCCACACGGAATGAACCAAATTACAAAGGCAAAGGAAAATGGAGCGAAAATTGTTGTTATTGACCCGCGCTATTCTGAAATTGCAAAGATTGCAGATGAGTGGATCCCGATCCGTCCTGGAACGGACTTAGCGTTCCGTTTAGGGTTAGCTCATGTTCTTATTACAGAGAAACTTTATGATAAAGCTTTTGTAGATAAGTATGTTGAAGGTTTTGATGAATTTTGGAGAGTGAATAAAAAATATACACCTGAATGGGCAGCTGAGATTTCAGGAATACCAGTTGAAAAAATTCGCGAGATTGCTCGTGATTTAGCCAAACATGCTCCTCAAGCCTTTATAGAGCCAGGCTGGCATGGTCTACACTGTCACTATATCAACAGTACGCAAACTGCGCAAATGGGCGTTATTGTGAATGCTTTATTAGGAAATTTCTATAAGCGTGGTGGCTTGATGCCAAATGCTAATGCTCCACTTGGTTCATTACAAATTCCTGATCAGTTTCATCCAGAAAAAGGTCCAAGAATTGATGGTGCTGGTGTAGAAGGAGAATTCTTAACTGTTGAACCAGGTCGAGGCATTGCACACCGTGTTCCTGATGCGATAGAAGCAGGAAAATTAAAAGCACTATTTGTCTACCACTTTAACCCGGTAAGAAATGCTCCAGATCCTGAATACCAAAAGAAAATGAAAGATGCTGAACTAGTCATTTCAATTAACGTTGATTGGAATGAAACAAGTGTCTATGCAGCGGATTATATTTTACCAGAAGATTATTATCTAGAAAGAACTGAGGCACCAACAAATGTAAATGGTCACATATCGCATGATCATCCACAAGTATCTATTCGTCAAAAGGTAGTTAATAGATTGTTTGACACAAAACCACTTCTTGACATAATGAGAGGTATCTCAAATGAAATGGGCTACTACTTGTACGATTATACAGTTGAAGACCAAATAGCTGCCGCTGTAGAACCACTAGGAATTACACCTGAGCGATTGAAACAAGCAGGAACGATTGAATTCCCTGCAACTGTTAAGCCAGTGTTTCCTGAAAATAAAGGTAAACCAGCATTAGGAACGTATACAGGTAAAATTGAATTTTCAATTGATTTATTTAGGCTGGACGGAAAAATGGGTGTACCTACGTGGATTCCACCAATGGTTATGCCGAATCCAGACAATAAAGAAGAGTTCCGCTTAATTCACGGTAAATGTCCATGGCATTCACACCATGTAACAAGTAATAATCCTGAATTAATGGCAATTACTGAGAAGTATGATGGTACTTCAATGTGGATTAATACCAAACGAGCGAATGAATTAGGAATTATAAATGGTGATACAGTCTTTGTAGAGTCTGATATTGCGAAAAAGAAAGTCAAAGTAAGAGTAACTGAGTTTATTCACCCAGAAGCAGTGTGGATTCCTTCAGCATACGGTGGTTTTTCAAAGAAATTAGAAACAGCTTATAATGTCGGTGTTAACTACAATGATTTCATTCCTTCGATGGTCGAGCCTTACTCAGGAACAACGATGTCACAGGAAGTAGTTGTTACGGTAAGAAAGGAGTCTAACTAA
- the nrfD gene encoding NrfD/PsrC family molybdoenzyme membrane anchor subunit, whose translation MLNRKVWIIISSILIIVGVAGAINVILHGEEVMGTTNYVPWGALLAAYVFFVVSSTGLSLVSSLGHVFKFKRFEVIGKRAVLGSIITLLMGFAVIALELGNPLNMIHLLFTPNFSSAIFWMGLLYGVYLVLLCFELFYMIKDDHKKSTFLGC comes from the coding sequence TTGTTAAATCGTAAAGTTTGGATTATTATCTCGAGTATTTTAATTATTGTTGGTGTCGCTGGTGCCATAAATGTCATTCTTCATGGTGAAGAAGTAATGGGAACGACGAATTATGTACCATGGGGTGCGTTACTGGCAGCATATGTATTTTTTGTTGTATCTTCTACAGGGTTATCATTAGTTTCGTCATTAGGTCACGTTTTTAAATTTAAGAGATTTGAAGTGATTGGGAAACGTGCTGTGTTAGGGTCAATTATTACATTATTAATGGGATTTGCTGTTATTGCACTTGAGTTAGGAAACCCATTAAACATGATCCATTTGTTGTTTACACCAAATTTTTCATCAGCGATTTTTTGGATGGGATTGTTATATGGTGTCTATCTTGTCTTACTATGTTTTGAGTTATTCTATATGATCAAAGATGACCACAAAAAGTCTACTTTTTTGGGCTGCTAG